A stretch of the Anaerobaca lacustris genome encodes the following:
- a CDS encoding secretin N-terminal domain-containing protein: MLCNRPLLAFGQGVPSGGARFVSLDHISPERGREFLSKLNLATASPLPGTNALLVTASPEDVQKAVALLGLVDAPEVFEVRKIGPASLAASLPSNERIATAVGNLCIGSFAHPPRETGKAKAIIDLHNGSIWAVAPIFQLQEIALAVELGPQVLEQRRASFRQGSSQVAPNAPQTVPAVTPRSAADSPGTEPSLWSGPRENPADSGKITLPDDMQRKLLETRLWAAELNADRLGTSNLGVLPARLLEADRNPLALDLAIAQADSNETSLPLPSSAGDAADRPEEPTTLQPGQIVPTQTDHMARTAGNRTSDRTSQSISPAGDYTPTAGIDDDRIVDLNLPEKLPVIQLLDLVGKYMNLDYIYDPTQITGEVTLKLNGDLRGSMKVKDLYLLLESVLKFQNLVMTRHRGNIVTIVPVAQALDVDPGLVGPGGRAVEAGDVVVTRVFELQYIDTVSAQNLLDSMRLSIGVTPIPESGTMIVTAYAHRMARIEQLLNMVDRPGEPRRFRFRQLRYTMAMSLAEKVKALAEQLESVSVTVGVDEGAATPAKQPGESEVAYRQRLARLRVQQQQQAAAAATAARRPGAAAEPVSKPGVYLDADERTNRILMIGVQNQLDLVEDLIDSLDVAQQDLRSMKLYRIRHVDAEEVRGKFRELGIITTVPETGATGRLTGQPRTNAQQTAAQQQAAAAARAAAAVSAATGTPMPEIDERGPVGEPQVVVVESTNSLLVNATAEQHARIETIISFVDSETCEDEIPYRIYPLENSSPGHLAQVFQSLIQETTEYQDPEGKIQTSVTKRREQEITIVPDPNTYSLIVYASKKNQEWISNLVRQLDKRRPQVLIDVTLVEISKTDAFNYDLNLIQSIPDLTATSGLTGGIAEGVTSGTILEKLLQSDRSQFADMQWDGDNFRAFYGDKHINALLTAMQSKNYGRVLAKPKILVNDNEPGTIKTTDTTYVEKTSSIPVSSGSAGTDTTLIQTAVDYTPYEAGITLNITPHISEGNLLRLDIGLVRSDFTSEDPKKPPNTTASELNTAVTVPDGSTIILGGLIKLNQTKGGRKVPILGDIPLVGGLFRGVNNSDRQSKLYIFVKAEVIRPGMATGHSMEELERLSERNRLAFEQHEKEFQSHQSWPGFKPKPVQPERVLEAQ, from the coding sequence ATGCTGTGCAACCGACCCCTGTTGGCCTTCGGCCAGGGCGTTCCATCCGGTGGGGCCAGGTTCGTTTCCCTGGACCATATCTCTCCCGAGCGAGGCAGGGAGTTCCTCTCGAAGCTCAACCTCGCAACCGCCTCCCCGTTGCCGGGGACCAATGCCCTGCTGGTTACGGCCAGCCCGGAGGACGTTCAGAAGGCGGTGGCCTTGCTGGGTCTTGTCGATGCGCCCGAAGTCTTCGAGGTCCGAAAGATCGGTCCGGCATCCCTGGCTGCGAGTCTTCCGTCCAACGAACGCATCGCGACCGCCGTCGGTAATCTCTGTATTGGCAGCTTCGCCCATCCTCCCCGTGAGACGGGCAAGGCCAAGGCCATCATCGATCTGCACAACGGTTCGATCTGGGCCGTTGCCCCGATTTTCCAGCTCCAGGAGATCGCGTTGGCCGTCGAACTGGGACCGCAGGTCCTGGAACAGCGAAGGGCCTCGTTCCGACAAGGAAGCAGCCAGGTCGCCCCCAATGCGCCGCAGACGGTTCCGGCCGTTACGCCCCGTTCGGCTGCAGACAGTCCTGGAACCGAACCGTCGTTGTGGTCGGGGCCGCGTGAGAACCCGGCCGATTCCGGGAAGATCACCCTGCCGGACGATATGCAGAGGAAGCTTCTTGAGACACGGCTTTGGGCGGCTGAATTGAACGCGGATCGTCTGGGAACGTCGAATCTCGGTGTGTTGCCCGCTCGCCTGCTGGAGGCCGACCGCAACCCTCTGGCCCTGGATCTGGCGATTGCCCAGGCGGATTCCAACGAGACCTCCCTTCCGCTTCCAAGTTCGGCCGGCGACGCGGCGGACCGGCCCGAGGAGCCGACCACGCTGCAGCCCGGGCAGATCGTGCCGACCCAGACCGATCACATGGCTCGCACCGCAGGAAACCGGACGTCGGACAGGACATCGCAGTCCATCTCCCCCGCGGGTGACTACACGCCGACAGCGGGCATTGACGACGACCGCATCGTCGATCTGAACCTTCCAGAGAAGCTTCCGGTGATCCAGTTATTGGACCTTGTCGGCAAATACATGAACCTCGACTACATCTACGACCCCACCCAGATCACGGGGGAGGTGACGCTCAAGTTAAATGGCGACCTTCGCGGGTCGATGAAGGTCAAGGACCTGTACCTTCTGTTGGAGTCCGTGCTGAAGTTCCAGAACCTTGTCATGACGCGACACAGAGGCAATATCGTTACGATCGTCCCCGTCGCCCAGGCGCTCGACGTCGACCCCGGTCTTGTGGGCCCGGGCGGCAGAGCGGTGGAGGCCGGCGACGTCGTTGTCACGCGCGTCTTCGAGCTTCAGTACATCGACACGGTCAGTGCGCAGAATCTGCTGGACAGCATGAGGCTCTCCATCGGCGTGACGCCGATTCCGGAGAGCGGGACGATGATCGTCACAGCGTATGCCCATCGGATGGCGCGGATCGAGCAGTTGCTAAACATGGTGGATCGGCCGGGCGAGCCGCGGAGATTCCGATTCCGCCAGCTTCGGTACACCATGGCGATGAGTCTGGCCGAGAAGGTCAAGGCGCTGGCCGAGCAGCTCGAAAGCGTTTCCGTGACGGTGGGCGTCGACGAGGGTGCGGCGACCCCCGCGAAGCAGCCCGGAGAATCCGAGGTGGCCTATCGCCAGCGCCTGGCACGTCTGCGGGTTCAGCAACAGCAGCAGGCCGCCGCCGCCGCAACGGCGGCGCGGCGACCGGGCGCAGCCGCCGAGCCGGTGAGCAAGCCCGGCGTGTATCTGGACGCCGACGAGCGAACCAATCGCATTCTGATGATTGGCGTTCAGAATCAGTTGGATCTGGTCGAGGACCTGATCGATTCGCTGGACGTCGCGCAGCAGGACCTGCGATCAATGAAGCTGTACCGCATTCGCCACGTCGATGCAGAAGAGGTCCGCGGGAAGTTCCGAGAGTTGGGGATCATCACCACGGTGCCCGAGACGGGCGCCACCGGTCGCCTCACCGGCCAGCCAAGAACGAATGCGCAGCAAACAGCCGCGCAGCAGCAGGCAGCGGCTGCGGCCCGGGCGGCCGCGGCGGTCAGCGCCGCGACGGGGACGCCTATGCCGGAGATCGATGAACGGGGGCCGGTGGGTGAACCCCAGGTGGTGGTGGTCGAATCCACCAACTCGTTGCTCGTCAACGCCACGGCCGAACAGCACGCCCGGATCGAGACCATCATCAGCTTCGTGGACAGCGAGACGTGCGAAGACGAGATCCCGTACAGAATCTACCCGCTGGAAAACTCGTCGCCCGGCCACCTGGCCCAGGTCTTCCAGAGTCTCATCCAGGAGACGACGGAGTATCAGGACCCGGAAGGCAAGATCCAGACGAGCGTCACGAAACGTCGCGAGCAGGAGATCACCATCGTTCCCGATCCCAACACCTATTCGCTGATCGTCTACGCCAGCAAGAAGAACCAGGAATGGATTTCGAACCTGGTCCGGCAGTTGGACAAGCGCCGGCCGCAGGTCCTGATCGACGTGACGCTGGTGGAGATCAGCAAGACCGACGCGTTCAACTACGATCTCAACCTGATTCAGAGCATTCCCGACCTGACGGCGACATCGGGTCTGACGGGGGGGATCGCCGAGGGGGTCACGAGCGGCACGATTCTTGAGAAGCTGCTGCAGAGCGACCGCAGTCAGTTTGCCGACATGCAGTGGGACGGCGACAACTTCAGGGCGTTCTACGGCGACAAGCACATCAATGCCCTGCTGACGGCGATGCAGTCCAAGAACTACGGGCGCGTTCTGGCCAAGCCAAAGATCCTGGTCAACGACAACGAGCCGGGCACGATCAAGACGACCGACACGACGTATGTCGAGAAGACCTCGTCGATTCCCGTCAGTTCGGGCAGCGCCGGCACCGACACCACGCTCATTCAGACGGCGGTCGATTATACGCCTTATGAGGCGGGTATCACCCTGAACATCACCCCGCACATCAGCGAAGGGAACCTTCTCCGCCTGGACATCGGCCTGGTTCGGTCCGATTTCACGAGCGAGGACCCGAAGAAGCCACCGAATACGACGGCCAGCGAACTCAACACCGCCGTAACCGTACCGGATGGCAGTACGATCATCCTCGGTGGCTTGATCAAGCTCAATCAGACCAAGGGAGGCCGAAAGGTTCCGATCCTGGGAGACATCCCGCTGGTCGGCGGCCTGTTCCGGGGTGTCAACAACTCGGACCGGCAGAGCAAGCTGTACATCTTCGTCAAAGCGGAAGTGATCCGGCCGGGGATGGCCACGGGGCACTCGATGGAAGAGCTGGAACGGCTTAGCGAGCGGAACCGACTGGCGTTCGAACAGCATGAGAAGGAATTCCAGAGCCACCAGAGTTGGCCCGGCTTCAAGCCGAAGCCGGTCCAGCCGGAACGAGTCCTCGAAGCGCAGTAG
- a CDS encoding cytochrome c family protein, with translation MAVNIVLVSLCVLIGGFACPEESVRPPVSRQVADPGEVSIFFTGTELGALKPCGCSGGQLGGLSKRPAIFGRVPSARRAVVDTGTLVAGDGEQDLIKFGILLEAFRLLGYDLVHLTEQDVQIAQTLGLTAPREGSFAVIGAPWGPDRDDSPAGFVKRFEGQRREIVARFASVDARIDRPESVAELFGRPTDEHAVNILVLRNGDAESRRIWAQSSDADCLILPSDSDEPQVLSEPGERPLVYTVGRFGRYISRLRVRFPGPGVEPALFLERIPVEEALPDDGALVRLYGQYQELVRQSGLLEKYPRIPLPDGLQYVGSQACQRCHDYEYAAWSTKAHASAFATLVEVGSDHDPECVICHVIGMDRESGFITEQKTPHLKDVGCENCHGPGSAHVHSSGWTPTVEPKMSCLDCHTPEHSSGYAGHEAEYLEKIKHWREP, from the coding sequence TTGGCTGTAAATATTGTTCTGGTAAGTCTTTGTGTCCTGATCGGCGGCTTCGCCTGTCCGGAAGAATCGGTCCGGCCACCAGTTTCCCGACAGGTCGCCGATCCGGGGGAGGTTTCGATTTTTTTCACGGGCACCGAGCTTGGCGCCCTGAAGCCCTGCGGCTGTTCCGGCGGCCAACTGGGTGGGTTGTCGAAGCGACCGGCCATCTTCGGCCGCGTGCCGTCGGCGAGGCGCGCGGTGGTTGACACCGGGACACTCGTCGCCGGCGACGGCGAGCAGGACCTGATCAAGTTTGGGATCCTTCTCGAGGCCTTTCGCCTGCTTGGCTACGACCTGGTGCATCTGACAGAGCAGGACGTTCAGATCGCCCAAACCCTCGGCCTGACGGCCCCTCGAGAGGGTTCCTTTGCCGTCATCGGCGCCCCTTGGGGGCCGGATCGGGACGATTCGCCCGCGGGTTTCGTCAAGCGGTTTGAAGGCCAGAGGCGTGAAATTGTCGCTCGTTTCGCCTCTGTGGATGCTCGGATCGACCGGCCGGAGTCGGTAGCCGAGCTTTTTGGCCGTCCGACCGACGAGCACGCCGTCAATATCCTGGTCCTGCGGAACGGCGATGCCGAATCTCGCCGGATCTGGGCCCAGTCCTCCGACGCTGACTGTCTGATTCTGCCCTCGGATTCTGACGAGCCCCAGGTGCTCAGCGAGCCGGGCGAGCGACCGCTGGTCTATACGGTCGGGCGCTTTGGGCGGTATATCAGCCGTCTCAGGGTCCGTTTTCCGGGTCCCGGCGTGGAACCGGCCCTGTTTCTCGAAAGGATCCCCGTCGAAGAAGCGCTGCCCGACGACGGGGCCCTGGTCAGGCTCTACGGGCAGTATCAGGAACTGGTCCGGCAGAGCGGTCTGCTCGAGAAGTACCCCCGCATCCCCCTGCCTGACGGCCTGCAATATGTGGGTTCCCAGGCGTGCCAGCGGTGCCACGACTATGAATACGCCGCGTGGAGCACGAAGGCCCACGCCAGCGCCTTTGCCACGCTCGTGGAGGTCGGGTCGGATCACGATCCGGAGTGTGTGATTTGCCACGTCATTGGCATGGATCGCGAAAGCGGATTCATCACGGAACAGAAGACGCCGCACCTGAAGGATGTAGGGTGCGAGAACTGCCACGGCCCGGGCTCCGCGCACGTTCACAGTTCCGGCTGGACGCCGACGGTCGAGCCGAAGATGTCCTGCCTGGACTGCCACACGCCCGAGCACAGCAGTGGATACGCCGGCCATGAGGCCGAGTATCTCGAAAAAATCAAGCATTGGAGGGAACCGTAG
- a CDS encoding DUF1573 domain-containing protein: MTENMAAHSEKTRFRPCLWLATVCAMLLACQFGCRQESARPQAQAETEVKITRVVPSERSAAAASEKTDPPDAVKISDFHVVATPRIAMESVEHDFGEIGPDTSQKAEFRFANTGTAPLRVTQVRSCCGVVTKGVKPGQEYAPGESGVLEISYRAGSQPGSMRRNLYIECNDPAQRVVSLTITATIAPRVHYEPSTLKLFLRQDNAGAGDITLTSLDGKPFAITGFRATATAIKADFDPRVEATEFVLKPIADIEKLKGSLRGQISIDLTHPECRNVRILYDVLPEFTVSPQTIMLFNLKAGVPVEREIWILSNYQDDFEIESVSSQKGIVTLLAKTKVQNRYQLKLRIIPPPAEGERAVLSDFVEAKIKDGEVLSIQCRGFY; encoded by the coding sequence ATGACCGAGAACATGGCTGCCCATAGCGAAAAGACGCGTTTCCGACCTTGTCTGTGGCTCGCAACGGTCTGCGCGATGCTGCTGGCCTGTCAGTTCGGCTGTCGGCAGGAATCGGCAAGGCCACAAGCTCAGGCAGAGACGGAGGTTAAGATCACCCGCGTGGTTCCCAGCGAGCGGTCGGCTGCGGCCGCCAGCGAGAAGACCGACCCGCCGGATGCGGTGAAGATCTCAGACTTTCACGTCGTCGCCACGCCCCGAATCGCGATGGAATCGGTCGAGCACGATTTTGGCGAAATCGGCCCGGATACCTCCCAGAAGGCCGAGTTCCGGTTTGCCAACACGGGTACAGCCCCGCTAAGGGTCACGCAGGTCAGGAGCTGCTGCGGCGTGGTGACCAAAGGGGTTAAGCCCGGCCAGGAATACGCCCCGGGCGAAAGCGGCGTCCTGGAGATCAGCTACCGCGCCGGCTCGCAACCCGGGTCGATGAGACGAAACCTCTACATCGAATGCAACGATCCTGCCCAGCGCGTCGTGAGCCTGACCATCACGGCCACCATCGCCCCGCGCGTGCACTATGAACCATCGACCCTGAAGTTGTTTCTCAGGCAGGACAACGCCGGGGCCGGCGATATCACGCTGACCAGCCTCGACGGAAAACCCTTTGCGATCACGGGATTCAGGGCCACCGCCACGGCGATCAAGGCCGACTTCGATCCGAGGGTCGAAGCGACCGAGTTCGTCCTCAAGCCGATCGCGGACATCGAGAAGCTCAAGGGCAGTCTTCGCGGCCAGATCAGCATCGACCTGACGCATCCGGAGTGCCGCAACGTTCGCATCTTATATGATGTCCTGCCCGAATTCACGGTCAGCCCGCAGACGATCATGCTGTTTAATCTCAAGGCGGGGGTGCCCGTAGAGCGGGAAATCTGGATCCTGAGCAACTACCAGGATGATTTCGAGATCGAAAGCGTCTCCTCGCAGAAGGGTATTGTGACGCTCTTAGCCAAGACGAAGGTCCAGAACCGCTACCAACTGAAGCTGCGGATCATTCCCCCCCCGGCCGAGGGCGAGCGGGCGGTCCTTTCCGATTTCGTTGAGGCGAAGATCAAGGACGGCGAGGTGTTGTCCATTCAGTGCCGTGGCTTCTATTGA
- the rpmE gene encoding 50S ribosomal protein L31: MKKDIHPQYHKVVVHCGCGATFETHSTSKEIHAEICSMCHPFYTGKQKFVDTAGRIERFQKKYGTSYIKKTGKEPQP, from the coding sequence ATGAAAAAAGACATACATCCACAATATCACAAGGTCGTCGTTCACTGCGGGTGTGGGGCCACATTCGAAACCCACAGCACGTCGAAGGAGATCCACGCGGAAATCTGCTCGATGTGCCATCCGTTCTACACCGGCAAGCAGAAGTTCGTCGATACCGCCGGCCGGATCGAGCGATTCCAGAAGAAGTACGGAACATCGTACATCAAGAAGACCGGAAAAGAACCGCAGCCTTAG
- the prfA gene encoding peptide chain release factor 1 has translation MGNTQNSVLTKLDQIDARYREIESLVSDPVVARDSTRLVALSKEQGKIRLMVAKYREYKQAAAGVEDAEQMLHDETAEPDLKALAEEEIEQLTVRKEQLLEEIQNTLVMADDLQIDAVIMEIRAGTGGEEAALFARDLYNMYTRYAERRRWKVEQLDFSPSEMGGFREVIFSVKGEGVWAELGYEGGGHRVQRVPETESQGRIHTSAATVAVLPEPEEVDVEIDPDEVIEHVCRSSGPGGQNVNKVSSAIKLEHVPTGITVSMQEEKSQHKNRAKAWRVLRSRLYDLYESRRRAERDSQRKTMIGSGDRSSKIRTYNFPQNRLTDHRINLSLYSLDRILNGDMAELIAAIRDYDRQQRLKNL, from the coding sequence ATGGGCAACACCCAGAACAGCGTTCTGACCAAGCTCGACCAGATCGACGCGCGGTACCGCGAGATCGAATCGTTGGTCTCCGACCCGGTCGTGGCAAGGGACTCGACCCGGCTGGTCGCTCTGTCCAAAGAGCAGGGCAAAATCCGCTTGATGGTGGCGAAGTATCGCGAGTACAAGCAAGCCGCCGCCGGTGTCGAGGACGCCGAGCAGATGCTCCACGACGAGACGGCCGAGCCCGACCTCAAGGCACTGGCGGAAGAGGAAATCGAGCAACTGACCGTCCGCAAGGAGCAGTTGCTCGAGGAAATACAGAACACCCTGGTCATGGCCGACGACCTGCAAATCGACGCCGTCATTATGGAAATCCGGGCCGGTACCGGGGGTGAAGAGGCCGCACTGTTCGCGCGAGACCTCTACAACATGTATACGCGATATGCCGAGAGACGGCGCTGGAAGGTCGAACAGCTCGATTTCAGTCCGTCGGAAATGGGGGGATTTCGAGAGGTGATCTTCAGCGTCAAGGGCGAAGGGGTCTGGGCCGAACTCGGATATGAGGGCGGCGGCCACCGGGTCCAGCGCGTTCCTGAGACCGAGTCTCAGGGCCGAATCCATACTTCGGCGGCCACGGTGGCGGTCCTTCCCGAGCCGGAGGAGGTGGACGTCGAGATCGATCCGGACGAGGTGATCGAGCACGTCTGCCGATCCAGCGGCCCCGGCGGACAGAATGTCAACAAGGTCAGCAGCGCCATCAAACTCGAACACGTCCCCACCGGCATCACGGTCAGCATGCAGGAAGAGAAGAGCCAACACAAGAACCGGGCCAAGGCCTGGCGGGTCCTGCGAAGCCGCCTCTATGATCTGTATGAGAGCCGGCGGCGCGCCGAGCGGGACTCGCAGCGCAAGACCATGATTGGCTCGGGTGATCGGTCATCGAAGATCCGGACGTACAACTTCCCGCAGAATCGTCTGACGGACCATCGCATCAATCTGTCGCTCTACAGCCTGGACCGGATTCTCAACGGCGACATGGCAGAGCTGATCGCCGCGATCCGGGACTACGACCGGCAACAGCGGCTGAAGAACCTTTGA